TGGCGGCCTTCCAGCTTGGGGAACTGCTCGACCAGGATGGAGTCGGCGAGTTCGTCGCGCAGGCGGTTGAGCAGGGCCAGGCCCAGCTCCTGGTGCGTGATCTCGCGGCCGCGAAAGCGCAGCGTGACCTTGACCTTGTCGCCCTCCGCCAAGAAGCGGCGGATGTTGCGCATCTTGATCTGGTAGTCGCCCTCGTCGGTGCCGGGGCGGAACTTCACTTCCTTGATCTCGATGACCGTCTGCTTGGCCTTGGCCTCGGCTGCCTTCTTTTGCTCCTGGTACTTGAACTTGCCGTAGTCCATCAGGCGGCACACGGGCGGATTGGCCGTGGCGGCGATTTCCACCAGATCCACATCCAGCTCGCCGGCCATGCGCAGGGCTTCCTGCAGGCTGACGATGCCCAGGGGTTCGTTGTCGGGGCCGGACAGGCGCACTTCAGGGGCCATGATTTCCCGGTTCAGGCGGTGCTTGCGCTCCTCCCGGTGGCGGCGGTCACGAAATTCGGTAGCGATGGTTCTCACCCTCTATGTAAAAAGCTACGAAAAGCATAGCTGCTCACGCACAACCCGTGCGCTTCCAAGCGGTTCTTGACCCTTGAGAAATTCAAAGAATCAGGCTTTGGAGGCGATGTCCCGTGCGATCAGTTCGACAAAGGCGTCGATGGACATCACACCGAGGTCTTTGCCACCCCGGGCGCGCACCGCCACGGTACCGGCTGTCCTTTCCTTGTCGCCCGCGACCAGGATGTAAGGCAGCTTTTGCAGCGAATGCTCGCGTATTTTATACGTGATCTTTTCGTTGCGCAGATCGGTCACCACCCTAAGGTCTTGATTCGGCAACGCTTTTTGCAGCTTTGCAGCAATTTCGCGACAGTAGTCGGCCTGCGCGTCGGTGATGTTCAGCACCGCCACCTGCACTGGCGCGAGCCACGCCGGCATGGCGCCGGCGTGCTGCTCGATCAGGATGCCGATGAAGCGCTCCAGGCTGCCCACGATGGCGCGGTGCAGCATCACGGGCCGGTGGCGCGCGCCGTCCTCGCCGACGTACTCGGCATCCAGCCGCTCGGGCATGGAAAAGTCCACCTGGATGGTGCCGCACTGCCACTGCCGGCCCAGCGCGTCCTTGAGGGTGTACTCAATCTTGGGGCCGTAGAACGCCCCCTCGCCCGGCGACAGCTCGTACTGGCAGCCCGAGGCCTCCAGGCTGTGGATCAGCGCGCTTTCTGCCTTGTCCCAGCTCTCGTCGGAGCCAATGCGCGCTTCGGGGCGCGTGGCGACCTTGTAGATGATGTCGCTGAAGCCGAAGTCGGCATAGACCTTTTGCAGCAGCTGCGTGAAGGCCAGCACCTCGGGCTGGATCTGATCCTCGGTGCAGAACACGTGCCCATCGTCCTGCGTGAAGCCGCGCACGCGCATGATGCCGTGCAGGCCGCCCGTGGGTTCGTTGCGGTGGCAGTTGCCGAACTCGCCATAGCGCAGCGGCAGGTCGCGGTAGCTCTTGATGCCCTGCTTGAAGATCAGGATGTGGCCCGGGCAGTTCATCGGCTTGAGCGCGTAGTCGCGCTTTTCGCTCTCGGTGATGAACATGTTCTCGCGGTACTTGTCCCAGTGCCCGGTCATCTCCCACAGCGTCTTGTCCAGGATCTGCGGGCCTTTGACTTCCTGGTAGCCGTTGTCGTTGTACACGCGGCGCATGTACTGCTCGACCTGCTGCCACAGCTGCCAGCCCTTGGGGTGCCAGAACACCGTGCCGGGCGCGTG
This portion of the Melaminivora jejuensis genome encodes:
- the infC gene encoding translation initiation factor IF-3, which gives rise to MRTIATEFRDRRHREERKHRLNREIMAPEVRLSGPDNEPLGIVSLQEALRMAGELDVDLVEIAATANPPVCRLMDYGKFKYQEQKKAAEAKAKQTVIEIKEVKFRPGTDEGDYQIKMRNIRRFLAEGDKVKVTLRFRGREITHQELGLALLNRLRDELADSILVEQFPKLEGRQMIMMIAPARKKPAAAAPRPAADGAQPSAA
- the thrS gene encoding threonine--tRNA ligase, with product MIQITLPDGSQREFPGPVTVAEVAASIGSGLAKAALAGRIGAGDAARVVDTSYLIEQDSALAIVTAKDAAGLEVIRHSTAHLLAYAVKELFPDAQVTIGPVIENGFYYDFAYKRPFTPEDLAAIEKRMAELAAKDEPVLRRVLPRDAAVEYFKGLGEHYKAELIASIPTNEEVSLYREGSFEDLCRGPHVPSTGKLRHFKLMKVAGAYWRGDHRNEMLQRIYGTAWASKEDLQQYLHLLEEAEKRDHRKLGRELDLFHLDEHAPGTVFWHPKGWQLWQQVEQYMRRVYNDNGYQEVKGPQILDKTLWEMTGHWDKYRENMFITESEKRDYALKPMNCPGHILIFKQGIKSYRDLPLRYGEFGNCHRNEPTGGLHGIMRVRGFTQDDGHVFCTEDQIQPEVLAFTQLLQKVYADFGFSDIIYKVATRPEARIGSDESWDKAESALIHSLEASGCQYELSPGEGAFYGPKIEYTLKDALGRQWQCGTIQVDFSMPERLDAEYVGEDGARHRPVMLHRAIVGSLERFIGILIEQHAGAMPAWLAPVQVAVLNITDAQADYCREIAAKLQKALPNQDLRVVTDLRNEKITYKIREHSLQKLPYILVAGDKERTAGTVAVRARGGKDLGVMSIDAFVELIARDIASKA